The following proteins are encoded in a genomic region of Longimicrobiales bacterium:
- the hutI gene encoding imidazolonepropionase — protein sequence MVKNCHIATMSAGSAEPYGTIRNGLLAVSGGRISWIGSESAAPEGIAADAHEVLDLGGGWLTPGLIDAHTHLVFGGNRASEFEQRLGGATYEEIARAGGGILSSVSATRGASDSELASSGARRLGWLVDSGCTSVEIKSGYGLDLESELRMLRAAKTAGADQGVSVSTTLLAAHALPPEFRYDREGYLDLICKEMIPEAARAGLADGVDAFCEGIAFNSTECARVLETGADLGMGVRLHADQLSDSGGAALAARLGARSADHLEYASGPGARSMAASGTAAVLLPGAFYYLGETQKPPVSTFREHGVPIVVATDLNPGSSPLASPLLAMNMASVLFGLTPEETLIGMTRNAAPVLGYQDRGALEIGMRADLAAWSIESPVELTYWVGANPCVGVWVAGSRVR from the coding sequence GTGGTCAAGAACTGCCACATTGCGACAATGTCAGCTGGGTCGGCGGAGCCATACGGGACGATCCGGAACGGCCTCCTGGCGGTGAGTGGTGGACGCATTTCTTGGATCGGATCTGAGAGTGCCGCTCCTGAGGGTATCGCCGCCGATGCACACGAGGTGCTCGATTTGGGTGGAGGGTGGCTGACGCCGGGCCTGATCGATGCGCACACGCATTTGGTATTCGGTGGCAACCGGGCGAGCGAGTTCGAACAGAGGCTGGGCGGCGCAACTTACGAAGAAATCGCCCGAGCGGGTGGCGGCATCCTCTCCTCAGTTTCAGCCACCAGGGGCGCCAGCGACAGCGAACTGGCCTCATCGGGGGCTCGCAGGCTCGGGTGGCTGGTCGACAGTGGCTGCACGAGTGTCGAGATCAAGTCCGGCTATGGGCTGGATCTCGAGAGTGAGCTGCGAATGCTCCGCGCCGCAAAAACCGCCGGGGCGGATCAAGGCGTATCCGTCTCGACGACATTGCTCGCTGCGCACGCGCTTCCTCCGGAGTTTCGTTACGATCGGGAGGGATACCTCGACCTGATCTGTAAGGAGATGATCCCTGAGGCAGCTCGTGCGGGTCTGGCTGACGGGGTGGACGCGTTCTGCGAGGGGATCGCTTTCAACTCTACAGAGTGCGCCCGGGTGCTCGAAACGGGGGCTGATCTAGGGATGGGTGTTCGCCTCCATGCGGACCAACTGTCTGACTCGGGCGGAGCTGCACTGGCGGCGCGCCTGGGTGCCCGATCGGCAGATCACCTCGAATACGCGTCAGGCCCCGGCGCGCGGTCTATGGCCGCGTCTGGGACGGCAGCGGTCCTTCTCCCGGGCGCTTTTTACTACCTGGGTGAGACGCAAAAGCCACCCGTCTCGACATTTCGCGAGCATGGGGTGCCCATAGTCGTAGCCACCGACCTGAACCCAGGGTCGTCTCCATTGGCCTCGCCTCTTCTAGCCATGAACATGGCGAGTGTCCTGTTTGGTCTGACTCCCGAGGAGACGCTTATCGGGATGACTCGAAATGCGGCGCCGGTTCTTGGTTACCAAGACCGAGGGGCGCTCGAAATTGGAATGCGTGCAGACCTTGCGGCCTGGAGCATCGAGAGTCCGGTAGAACTCACTTACTGGGTCGGCGCAAATCCCTGTGTCGGTGTCTGGGTCGCCGGGAGCCGGGTGCGCTGA
- a CDS encoding formimidoylglutamate deiminase: MSDLFFDTAFLSGSWAHDVRLTVDSGGWITSVESETTPRGARHFRGIAVPGVPNVHSHVFQRAMAGLAERGSPSGDSFWSWRERMYGFLRTLDPDAVEVIAGQLFSELLRHGFTSVAEFHYLRNDVLGHAYADPVEMGRRILAAAERAGMGITMLPTVYRTSDFGGAEAQVSQRRFVASVEDLLGDIAVLGAGASAGTTRIGLALHSLRAVPPKALTVAVEAARSMDPELPVHIHVAEQQKEVERCLEWSGARPVQWLLDNAPVDRHWCLIHATHLDASEVAGIGASGAVVGLCPTTEANLGDGIFPFTDFEHARGSWGIGTDSHIGRSPVGELRTLEYGQRLTLQSRNVAAGPYHRSTGRSLLESAWNGGAAACGRRIGQIAPGFRADAVVLDPNHPSLCGRSGDDVLDSWVFSGDATPVSDVIVGGRQVVEAGRHVLSTELSKRYRSVAHALVGDNPQLALNLDE; the protein is encoded by the coding sequence ATGTCCGACCTTTTTTTCGATACTGCGTTCCTTTCGGGGAGCTGGGCCCACGATGTACGCCTCACGGTGGACAGCGGTGGGTGGATTACGTCGGTTGAGTCCGAAACGACTCCCCGGGGCGCCCGGCACTTTCGAGGTATCGCTGTCCCGGGGGTTCCCAACGTCCATTCCCACGTCTTTCAGCGGGCGATGGCCGGGCTGGCAGAGCGCGGGTCTCCATCAGGCGATTCCTTCTGGTCCTGGCGGGAGCGAATGTACGGCTTCCTTCGCACACTCGACCCGGATGCAGTCGAGGTAATCGCAGGCCAGTTGTTCTCCGAACTCCTGCGGCATGGCTTCACGTCCGTGGCCGAGTTCCACTACCTCAGAAACGACGTCCTCGGCCACGCTTATGCCGATCCGGTAGAGATGGGGCGCCGTATTTTGGCGGCAGCGGAACGTGCGGGGATGGGCATCACGATGTTGCCGACCGTCTATCGAACGTCAGACTTCGGCGGCGCGGAAGCGCAGGTCAGCCAGCGCAGATTTGTGGCATCCGTGGAGGACCTGCTCGGCGATATAGCGGTTCTCGGGGCTGGCGCGAGCGCCGGCACGACTCGGATCGGTCTAGCCCTTCATTCGCTGCGGGCGGTCCCGCCCAAAGCATTAACCGTCGCAGTCGAGGCTGCACGCAGCATGGACCCGGAGCTTCCCGTACACATCCACGTGGCGGAGCAGCAGAAAGAGGTCGAACGATGCCTCGAATGGTCGGGCGCCCGGCCGGTTCAGTGGCTTCTCGATAACGCGCCGGTTGATCGGCACTGGTGCCTGATTCACGCGACCCATCTGGATGCTTCCGAGGTAGCGGGGATCGGCGCTTCGGGAGCCGTGGTCGGCCTCTGTCCGACGACGGAGGCGAATCTGGGCGACGGCATTTTTCCATTCACAGACTTTGAGCACGCGCGGGGTTCCTGGGGAATCGGGACGGATTCCCACATCGGACGCAGTCCTGTGGGTGAACTCCGGACTCTCGAATATGGGCAGCGATTGACGCTCCAGAGCCGAAACGTGGCGGCTGGCCCCTACCACCGATCGACCGGGCGATCGCTTCTGGAGTCTGCGTGGAACGGTGGCGCTGCCGCATGTGGGCGAAGAATCGGACAGATCGCCCCAGGCTTCCGGGCGGACGCGGTCGTGCTGGACCCGAACCACCCGTCGCTGTGCGGCCGTTCAGGAGACGACGTCCTCGATTCCTGGGTCTTTTCCGGGGATGCCACCCCTGTGTCCGACGTCATCGTCGGGGGGCGTCAGGTGGTAGAGGCGGGACGTCACGTCCTCTCCACAGAATTGTCTAAAAGGTACCGGAGCGTGGCTCATGCCTTGGTGGGAGACAACCCGCAGCTGGCCCTGAATCTGGACGAGTAG
- the hutU gene encoding urocanate hydratase: MTSDTKSDPRTVRAPHGNELSCKGWAQEAALRMLMNNLDPDVAEHPDQLIVYGGTGRAARSWAAFDTIVESLRDLENDETLLVQSGKPVGIFRTHEHAPRVLIANSNLVGRWATWEHFRELERKGLMMYGQMTAGSWIYIGTQGILQGTYETFGAMADKHFDGSLKGKWILTGGMGGMGGAQPLATTMNQGVMLCVEVDPTRIQRRLDTRYCDRMTHDLEEALRWVNEATTAGEALSIGLVGNCADVLPELVRRGVTPDIVTDQTSAHDPVHGYVPAGMGVGQAAVLRESDAEEYLRQSMKSMRIHCEAIVDMQNAGAVAVDYGNNLRGYAKDAGFTEAFSYPGFVPAYIRDLFCEGKGPFRWVALSGDPKDIHRTDELVLEMFPEDEHLCRWIRLAQERVAFQGLPSRICWLGQGARARFGLALNDLVASGEVSAPIVIGRDHLDTGSVASPNRETEAMKDGSDAVADWPILNALLNTASGASWVSFHHGGGVGIGNSLHAGQVIVADGTPEMGVRLERVLTNDPGTGVMRHVDAGYAIAEATAEREGIRIPMRREI, from the coding sequence ATGACATCAGATACGAAGAGTGATCCACGCACCGTGCGCGCGCCGCATGGCAACGAACTGAGTTGCAAGGGATGGGCGCAGGAGGCTGCGCTGCGGATGCTGATGAATAACCTCGACCCGGATGTGGCCGAGCACCCGGACCAACTAATTGTATACGGCGGGACAGGTCGTGCTGCCCGAAGTTGGGCGGCATTCGATACCATCGTCGAATCCCTTCGCGACCTCGAGAACGACGAGACACTCTTGGTGCAGTCGGGGAAGCCCGTGGGGATCTTTCGGACGCACGAACATGCGCCTCGCGTGCTCATTGCGAACTCCAACCTGGTAGGTCGCTGGGCCACGTGGGAGCACTTCCGAGAGCTCGAGCGGAAGGGCCTGATGATGTACGGACAGATGACGGCCGGGTCCTGGATCTACATAGGCACCCAAGGGATTCTACAGGGGACGTACGAGACGTTCGGTGCGATGGCCGACAAGCATTTCGACGGTTCTTTGAAGGGTAAGTGGATCCTCACCGGGGGTATGGGGGGCATGGGCGGCGCCCAGCCTCTCGCCACGACGATGAACCAAGGGGTCATGCTCTGCGTCGAGGTCGATCCGACCCGTATCCAGCGCAGGCTTGATACCCGTTACTGCGATCGCATGACACATGACCTCGAAGAGGCACTCCGCTGGGTAAACGAGGCCACCACAGCGGGCGAGGCGCTATCCATCGGACTGGTCGGGAACTGTGCCGACGTACTCCCGGAGCTCGTTCGGAGGGGCGTCACACCGGATATCGTGACGGATCAGACGTCCGCTCATGACCCGGTGCACGGATACGTCCCCGCCGGCATGGGTGTCGGGCAGGCCGCGGTGCTGCGCGAGTCCGACGCCGAGGAGTACTTGAGGCAGTCGATGAAGTCGATGAGAATTCATTGTGAGGCGATCGTCGACATGCAGAACGCCGGCGCGGTTGCGGTGGATTATGGCAACAATCTGCGTGGGTACGCAAAGGACGCGGGGTTCACCGAGGCGTTTTCCTATCCTGGCTTCGTTCCGGCCTATATTCGGGATCTGTTTTGCGAAGGGAAGGGCCCCTTCCGTTGGGTGGCACTGTCCGGCGACCCGAAAGACATCCACCGGACCGATGAGCTGGTCCTGGAGATGTTCCCCGAGGATGAACACCTCTGCCGCTGGATTAGGTTGGCGCAGGAGCGTGTGGCGTTCCAAGGACTCCCGTCCCGGATCTGCTGGCTGGGACAGGGTGCGCGAGCCCGGTTCGGCCTCGCCTTGAATGACCTCGTCGCGAGTGGTGAGGTGAGCGCCCCGATCGTGATCGGACGAGATCACCTCGATACCGGCTCGGTCGCATCACCCAACCGTGAAACCGAAGCCATGAAGGACGGATCCGATGCCGTAGCCGACTGGCCCATTCTTAACGCGCTGCTGAATACGGCGTCCGGGGCGAGTTGGGTCTCTTTCCACCACGGTGGTGGAGTCGGGATCGGCAATTCATTGCATGCAGGGCAGGTCATCGTGGCCGATGGGACACCTGAGATGGGCGTTCGCCTCGAGCGGGTACTGACGAACGATCCGGGAACCGGTGTCATGCGGCACGTCGACGCCGGATACGCGATTGCCGAAGCGACAGCGGAGCGAGAGGGCATCCGGATACCGATGAGACGAGAGATCTAG
- the hutH gene encoding histidine ammonia-lyase — protein sequence MTRSIAVDGRTLTLEAIEAVARDPSVRVTLDDTARERVKASRDFIEAKVATGEPVYGVTTGFGRLADISIPADQRATLQHNLVRSHASGMGDPMSQPSVRALMVLRANALARGVSGCRTDVIEGLLALLNAGIHPRVPEFGSVGASGDLAPLAHVALGLLGEGEVEYKGERRPAGECLEAEGITPIVLSLKEGLALINGTQATTGLGVLALLRAERALETAEAVAAMSMEALLGTPEAYRAEIHEARPHAGQIRSAAILRSLLEGSEIRESHREDDPRVQDAYALRCVPQVHGAGRHALAYIRGILETEANSATDNPLVFPDSGVIVSGGNFHAQIVSQALDLLTIAVADLASISERRVERLLNPDLSMGLPAFLASQPGLESGFMIAQVTAVDLLAEIRVLSHPASVDSVTTSANQEDHVSMGLAAARKARRAVGCLERVLATELMCAAEGIEYRRPLLGGRGVEIAYGRVRAQVDRLNGDRMLGPDLDALTSAVRAGTFSGIAEELV from the coding sequence GTGACCAGATCCATTGCAGTCGACGGGAGGACCCTCACGCTTGAGGCGATTGAGGCGGTGGCACGTGACCCAAGTGTCCGGGTGACACTGGACGACACCGCACGGGAGCGTGTTAAGGCATCCCGCGACTTCATAGAGGCGAAGGTGGCGACGGGAGAGCCTGTGTATGGAGTCACCACGGGGTTCGGCCGGCTCGCGGATATCTCCATCCCTGCGGACCAGCGAGCGACCCTCCAGCACAACTTGGTTCGGTCACACGCTTCGGGCATGGGCGACCCGATGAGCCAGCCATCTGTCCGTGCGCTCATGGTGTTGCGGGCCAACGCGTTAGCTCGCGGAGTGTCAGGTTGTCGCACAGACGTGATCGAAGGCCTCTTGGCGCTCCTGAACGCCGGTATCCATCCGCGGGTTCCCGAATTTGGTTCGGTCGGGGCGAGCGGAGATCTCGCCCCGTTGGCGCATGTTGCACTCGGACTGTTGGGGGAAGGTGAAGTCGAGTACAAAGGCGAGCGTCGCCCTGCGGGGGAGTGTCTTGAGGCCGAGGGGATCACTCCGATCGTCTTGAGCTTGAAGGAGGGGCTCGCTCTGATCAATGGAACCCAGGCAACAACGGGACTCGGTGTGCTCGCGCTGCTCCGAGCCGAGCGAGCGCTAGAGACGGCGGAGGCCGTGGCCGCGATGTCGATGGAAGCGCTTCTTGGAACACCGGAGGCCTACCGGGCAGAGATCCACGAAGCCCGGCCGCACGCAGGGCAGATTCGCTCTGCCGCGATCTTGAGATCGTTGCTCGAAGGATCGGAAATCCGCGAATCGCATCGCGAAGATGATCCTCGCGTACAGGACGCCTATGCACTCCGATGCGTGCCTCAGGTCCACGGGGCCGGTCGCCACGCGTTGGCATACATACGTGGGATTCTGGAGACCGAGGCGAACAGCGCAACGGACAATCCGCTCGTCTTTCCGGACTCCGGAGTCATCGTGAGCGGCGGAAACTTCCACGCCCAGATCGTATCACAGGCCCTCGACCTGCTGACCATAGCGGTGGCGGATCTGGCTTCGATCTCAGAGCGCCGTGTGGAGCGACTGCTCAATCCGGACCTGTCCATGGGGCTGCCCGCCTTCCTCGCCTCCCAGCCGGGCCTGGAAAGCGGCTTCATGATCGCCCAGGTGACTGCGGTCGACCTGCTCGCCGAGATTCGGGTGCTCTCGCACCCGGCATCGGTGGACTCCGTCACAACCAGCGCGAATCAGGAAGATCACGTCTCGATGGGGCTCGCAGCGGCCAGGAAAGCCCGACGCGCAGTGGGGTGCCTGGAGCGTGTCTTGGCGACGGAACTCATGTGCGCTGCTGAGGGGATCGAATACCGTCGCCCACTTCTCGGCGGCCGCGGTGTGGAAATCGCCTATGGCCGCGTACGAGCTCAAGTGGACCGTCTGAATGGGGATCGCATGTTAGGCCCCGATCTGGATGCGCTCACATCGGCCGTCAGAGCGGGGACCTTCTCCGGTATCGCTGAGGAACTGGTATGA
- a CDS encoding ankyrin repeat domain-containing protein, with product MTSLLGALFTLAVMAWAPVEAPVADAAMRGDVETVRALLRDGADVNAAQGDGMSALHWAAERGDAELVDILVYAGAEIQSVTRIGLYTPLHIASRNGSADAVTHLISAGADVHAVTAPSGSTALHLAAVSGNRAVVQALLDAGVDPNSVEAQWSQTPLIFAAAWNRVDAINALLDGGADPNIAAVGMDLTAMGRLDAEANRRQADVINAFTNEGEWQPTSSQVQAAVRAGRAAYETDAPEPRKARMNSRFQRQVRITSKGGLTPLLHAARQGHLEAMEALLDRGAEIDRVGGGDGTSPLLMATINGQFDAAMSLLQRGADPNGSSTLNGATPLLATINSEWQPRTRYPQPQERSAQQVGYLDVLEALLEAGADPDTRMTMHPWYMEYTGCGNGNCGLIDTNGATPFLRASYATDVAAMALLKTWGADPSIPTKAPQRRQRQTPEQRQRALQIDQIADADSFAVMSDSTQATSVVTIWQDLPDSIKAEMAEEDVRATPGDFREDIVAHAQRQDSVKAAEPDPTGLPPIPTGGPAVSAIHAASGVGYGEGFAGNAHRHVENGWMPAVKFLIEEVGMDVNMRDHGGYTAIHHAAARGDNDLILYLVEHGGDVTMVSRRGQTTADMANGPVSRVSPIPETVALLESLGSANSNNCVSCQQ from the coding sequence GTGACAAGTTTACTCGGGGCGCTGTTTACCTTGGCGGTCATGGCCTGGGCGCCCGTCGAGGCGCCTGTCGCCGACGCCGCAATGCGCGGCGATGTGGAGACAGTGCGGGCGCTGCTTCGAGATGGGGCAGATGTGAACGCGGCTCAGGGCGACGGCATGAGTGCGTTGCATTGGGCGGCCGAACGGGGTGATGCCGAACTCGTCGACATCCTTGTTTACGCCGGTGCGGAAATTCAGTCCGTGACGCGGATTGGGCTCTACACCCCCCTACACATCGCCAGCCGGAACGGAAGTGCAGACGCAGTCACGCACCTGATCTCCGCCGGAGCAGATGTGCACGCAGTCACCGCTCCGAGTGGCTCAACGGCGTTACACCTTGCTGCCGTGTCCGGCAATAGAGCTGTTGTTCAGGCGCTTCTGGATGCAGGTGTCGACCCGAACAGTGTCGAGGCCCAGTGGTCGCAGACGCCGCTGATCTTTGCGGCCGCCTGGAACCGCGTGGACGCGATCAATGCGCTCCTAGACGGAGGCGCCGACCCGAACATCGCAGCGGTGGGGATGGACCTGACCGCGATGGGCCGGCTCGATGCCGAGGCGAACCGTCGTCAGGCCGACGTTATCAACGCCTTCACGAATGAGGGTGAGTGGCAGCCCACGTCGTCGCAGGTGCAGGCGGCGGTGCGTGCAGGTCGCGCCGCGTATGAGACAGATGCGCCAGAACCTCGCAAGGCCCGCATGAACAGTCGGTTCCAGCGGCAGGTCCGGATCACTTCCAAGGGCGGACTGACGCCTCTCCTGCATGCGGCTCGTCAAGGGCACCTCGAAGCAATGGAGGCACTTCTCGATCGCGGAGCCGAGATTGATCGGGTGGGTGGAGGAGACGGGACGTCACCACTCCTCATGGCGACCATCAATGGTCAGTTCGATGCCGCGATGTCGCTGCTCCAGCGTGGTGCTGACCCGAATGGGAGTTCGACCCTCAACGGTGCCACACCTTTACTCGCAACGATCAACTCCGAGTGGCAGCCGCGGACGCGTTATCCTCAGCCACAGGAGCGCTCGGCCCAACAGGTCGGCTACCTCGACGTCCTTGAGGCGCTCCTTGAAGCAGGAGCCGACCCCGACACCCGGATGACAATGCATCCCTGGTACATGGAGTACACAGGGTGCGGCAACGGAAACTGTGGTCTAATCGATACAAATGGGGCGACCCCGTTCCTTCGCGCGTCGTATGCGACCGATGTCGCCGCGATGGCGCTTCTAAAAACGTGGGGTGCAGATCCATCGATCCCAACCAAGGCTCCTCAGAGGCGGCAGCGTCAGACCCCCGAGCAGAGGCAGCGGGCCCTCCAGATTGATCAGATCGCCGACGCGGACAGTTTCGCTGTGATGAGTGATTCCACGCAGGCAACCTCCGTGGTCACCATTTGGCAGGATCTTCCTGACTCCATCAAGGCAGAGATGGCGGAGGAAGATGTTCGGGCCACCCCGGGAGACTTCCGTGAGGACATCGTTGCACACGCCCAACGCCAGGACTCGGTGAAGGCTGCCGAGCCTGATCCTACCGGCCTTCCGCCAATTCCGACTGGTGGTCCGGCGGTATCAGCGATCCACGCCGCGTCCGGGGTCGGGTACGGTGAGGGTTTTGCAGGAAACGCCCACCGACACGTCGAGAATGGTTGGATGCCGGCGGTGAAGTTCCTGATCGAAGAAGTCGGGATGGACGTCAATATGCGGGATCATGGTGGCTACACAGCCATTCATCATGCGGCAGCGCGCGGTGACAACGACCTGATACTCTACTTGGTTGAGCACGGTGGTGACGTAACCATGGTCAGTCGCCGTGGGCAGACAACCGCGGACATGGCAAACGGGCCTGTGTCACGGGTCTCTCCTATCCCTGAGACAGTGGCGTTGCTCGAGAGCTTGGGCTCGGCTAACAGTAACAATTGCGTCAGCTGCCAGCAGTAA
- a CDS encoding DUF1552 domain-containing protein: MEFITGKHLDRRTFLRGLGAAVALPHLDAMVPAGRMSGPVMRANNDRTPLIAIEEVHGLAGCNDWGATQHLYAPEIIGKDFEMAPNSALISLEPYQDYLTIVSNTDVRMAEAFTAPEIGGDHFRSSAVFLTQSHPKQTQGSDLFVGTSLDQIYAKRFGQDTPLPSMQFTIPNIDQAGGCTYNYSCAYTDSLSWASPSEPLPMIRDPRVAFDMLFGAGSSPADRAERRAMRSSILDWIGGEVSSMNRQLGSEDRMRMEQYLNNVREIERRIQMVESGNTSGEERVIPEAPAGVPDSYREHMELMFDLQVLAIQTDMTRVITFKTGRDSENRVFPESGSDRPFHPASHHGGREEAVLEFNKICQYRVSMLPYLLDKLKATMDGDMNLLDKSVVMFGSPMADSNLHNHRRAPLVFLGKGGGILEGNLHLKTADGTPMANAMLTLMQELGHTDMENFGDSTGGLMLKSSGRTTAQETH; the protein is encoded by the coding sequence ATGGAGTTCATCACCGGGAAACACTTGGACCGCAGGACCTTTTTGCGTGGCTTGGGCGCTGCTGTCGCGCTCCCGCACCTTGACGCGATGGTTCCGGCCGGACGCATGAGCGGACCCGTGATGCGGGCGAATAACGACCGCACGCCGCTGATCGCGATCGAAGAGGTTCACGGCCTGGCTGGGTGTAATGACTGGGGTGCGACTCAGCACCTCTACGCGCCCGAGATCATCGGCAAGGACTTCGAGATGGCACCGAACAGTGCCTTGATCTCTCTCGAGCCTTATCAGGACTACCTGACCATCGTCAGCAACACCGACGTCCGCATGGCCGAGGCGTTCACCGCGCCAGAGATTGGAGGCGATCACTTCCGATCCAGTGCCGTGTTTCTCACCCAGTCGCACCCCAAACAGACCCAGGGGTCGGATTTGTTCGTCGGTACGTCATTGGACCAGATTTACGCGAAACGGTTCGGTCAGGACACACCGCTTCCGTCGATGCAGTTCACCATCCCGAACATCGATCAGGCCGGTGGGTGCACGTACAACTATTCATGTGCGTACACGGACTCCCTGAGCTGGGCGTCGCCAAGTGAGCCGCTGCCGATGATTCGTGATCCGCGTGTCGCCTTCGACATGCTTTTCGGTGCGGGCTCGTCGCCGGCCGACAGAGCAGAACGTCGTGCAATGCGCTCCAGCATCCTCGACTGGATAGGCGGCGAAGTCTCCTCGATGAACCGCCAGCTTGGCTCCGAAGATCGCATGCGGATGGAGCAGTACTTGAACAATGTGCGGGAGATCGAACGTCGTATTCAGATGGTTGAATCGGGCAACACCAGCGGTGAGGAACGAGTGATTCCAGAAGCTCCGGCTGGCGTGCCAGATTCCTACCGTGAGCACATGGAGCTCATGTTCGACCTCCAGGTTCTTGCCATCCAGACGGATATGACCCGCGTCATCACCTTCAAGACGGGGCGTGATTCAGAGAATCGAGTGTTCCCCGAGTCCGGGTCGGACCGGCCGTTCCATCCTGCGTCGCATCATGGTGGGCGCGAAGAGGCCGTCCTGGAGTTCAACAAGATCTGTCAGTACCGGGTGAGCATGCTCCCGTATCTGCTGGACAAGCTGAAGGCGACGATGGACGGGGACATGAATCTCCTCGACAAATCTGTCGTGATGTTCGGTTCTCCCATGGCCGACTCTAACCTGCACAACCATCGGCGCGCACCGCTCGTATTCCTCGGTAAGGGCGGGGGCATTCTCGAGGGCAACCTGCACCTCAAGACGGCAGACGGAACGCCCATGGCGAATGCCATGCTTACACTGATGCAGGAGCTTGGGCATACGGACATGGAGAACTTCGGTGATAGCACCGGCGGCCTGATGCTCAAGTCTTCAGGTCGCACGACTGCGCAGGAGACTCACTAG